AGAGTCAGTGAGGGTTCACATGTAAGGGTCGGTGCCCTGCAGGGCTGTGAACCTGAGGTCCACGGGATCGGTGGGGTCCACGGGATTGGTTGTCACacaaaaaatcgattttttttgtgacaacCTGTCCCGCTCACTCGGAACCCGGCTCACAGCCGGCTCACCTAAGGGTTTATTGGtaaaataatcaataaaaaccaaaattagtttttagagagagagagtaatatAAGAAAGTAAAGAGgagagaaaatgaaattttggttagtttgttaattttgggGTTTTGAGTTGTTATATGAGTTTCTATATTTCCAATTGATATTCTTGTACACTGTTAATTTTGATGTTGATTTCATAATATTACACGTTTGTCTGCGAAAATCATGTTACTCGTGAAATTATTTCTGGATAGTTTTTCAATGGGTAAGTTGAGTGATGAGTGTGCATTTTAGAGgtagtttttatttgttttactgTTTGAGGGCATGAATAGTCTATAATTCTCTGTTGATCAATTTATTGGaatagttttaatatatgataGGAGATGTATAATGCTGTATTACCGTTACTGCGTCCATTCATTGTGAAAGGGAAGAGTAAAGAGGACGGTTTCGCAGATCCGTTCGACCCGACACATATTGTTTGAATAAGGTTTTTCAATTTTATGGGCTTCAAGTATTAACTACAATCAAACCCACAAAcacacaaataaattaaaagtgtGTGAAGCCCAAATAGAAAGAGTGTGTGAAGCCCAAATAGAAAGCCCAAATAGAAAGAGTGATGAGAACATTGATTTCGTAAATAGGAAGGGACGAGCGACAAAATGCAACTTTATTGtaatacataatataagatatgtGTTAAtatcttattaattatttgaggaatattacaacatttgagGTATGAAATATGTCTAGAAATAACTAAAATACTAATTATTAGAATAACTAGAATAACTTATTAGAAACTAGATACttattagaatccttagaaaaataagttggtccaactaaacatatactatattcTCACTAAATTaaccattaaattaattattaatatacaacaaaatattattcattttccataaataaaaaactatataattacctaatatgattacaatatatatgaaaattaattcttttgaataataaatattataataattactGACTTATCAATTAttcaattattcaatatatatttattatattattgatcaatattcaaaatataatattaacacAAAATAATTGATAAGTTATTTATTAGATTATAATAACTTTTTTGATcttgaataataaaaacataataattactgACTTatcaattattcaatatatatttattacattattatttcataatatgtaaaagaacacaaaataaataataatatgtacaaataatttatatatacaatattctTTTCGCGCAAGATGCGAATCTCAACCTAGTATACATTTAAACGATGAAGCTTGACAAGTATTTATATGCTGCAAGATCTTTGAGATCAGTTGTGAATTTTCTAATTTACCTATGAATCTTACAGCAAGGTTTTGTCTAACAACAAAAAGTTCCATGATATTACTACTAACCAGGATTCAAAACAAATTAGTAAGACAAAATGGTACTAATTAGCGAGACAAATTTCACaacaatcatatttatcttattttatattgtgaCTACTTAATACTGTAAATTCAGAATTGATGAACCAATTCCGAGTCTGCTAATCATCCTCAAGCGGTAACCACTTGGACTAGTGAACCGTATGCATGCATAATAAACTGTGTAAATTCTCTGTAAATGCTTATAAGATAATAATCAATATCACAACAGTTCGAAAAATATATTCATGTCAGTTTAGCCAAACCTGTTTTCAAGGCAGTGTACCTAATATTTATTGTGATGGCCCTGACAGATCAGGTGGTTAGCATGTGAGTACGACAGTGTACCTAATTTATATTGTGATGAACTGATGATTGCCTGATCGATCTTaacaaatgattttttatttgaacacagaaaagaaaagaaaatctagTCTGATGATCTAAATATGAGAATAAAATATGGGATAACTACTTAAGAAAGCAGATGTGCAAGCAAAGCCTATTTTTTGAAACTTGTTATATAATATCcaaatttaagcaaaaaaaaaaaaaacttgctatataatataattcacCAGTTTAATGCCTAACTAGGAACAGCAGGTGTTAATTTTCAGTGACATTATCCATTTGGAAAAATGATTagaaaattaattgtttaagtaaGACAAAGTTTTAAGTACATTTTACAATTGGATAGTGTTGAATGTTggcttgaaaattttaaatttatagtttagaTGTTGTATTGAACTGAAAAtccttacaaatttttaaagattttataaGTTTATTGCTGTGGAGTATATTGAATATTCTCTAatattgtatattatatataaataataatatcttaTATCATAATTAGttgagatttaaaaaatttcagttaaaatttttatcatatataatattataatattttattttattcattagaTTAAAAAGCATAGTGTGATAATGATTAGTGTGGTCAATTTTATTTAAccgttataatattttgatagtCCGAAAACCAATAGATAAAAAgactatattttaatagaatagatactTGAGATTTGTTATACCAAATTAAAtcattagaaataaaaaaaactatggttggaacaaaaaatcaaatgacaaatcagaattacatatatatatatatataacttaaaaaACAAGATAATTGAATGGCTATCCAAGGATATCTCTCacctaataataattttaagatgacacaaataaaaaaaggaaacagaAAGAAGAAAATAGGGGAAAACACACATCTTTGCCAATTTACGTACACACTTCTGCTTATTCGTGGTAGGTTTTGTTCTTCCCTCGTTCCATTCATGCAATTTCTTGACTTTCACGGAAGCCACGACAAGAACAAGAATTAAAGATTTCACTGAGATCATATTGGTTCCATTGTGCGTGTAACCGCAATGCGGACTTGGGAGAACCCGGTTACGCTTGCGTGTAACACGGCCTTCAGGAAAACTCTACCTTCTTGCACTCTCCTCGTCATCTTTATCGCCGTGTTATGCCCGGTCGTAATGTCTCAGATGGTTGTGCCAGATTCAGACGCAGATTGTCTCCTGAGATTCAAAGATACATTAGCAAATGGTTCGGGGTTTAATAGCTGGGATCCATTTACATCACCATGTCGAGGAAATGACGCGAATTGGTTCGGTGTTCTATGTACCAATTTCGTTTATGGGTTACAACTTGAGGGAATGAGCTTAACCGGGAAGTTAGACCTGGAACCATTGGTTCCTATGAAGAATCTACGAACCATAAGCTTCATGAACAATGATTTCATTGGCCCAATGCCTCAGGTTAACAGGCTTACTTCCATGAGATCTTTGTATTTGTCTAATAACCGGTTTTCGGGGGAGATACCGGCAGATGCATTTCAAAATATGCcccatttgaagaagattttCTTGGCGAATAACGCTTTTCGTGGGGCAATCCCTGCTTCTTTAACTTCTTTGCCAAGGCTTATAGAGGTGAGGCTAAATGGTAATCAGTTTCAAGGGCATATACCATATTTTAAACAAGAGGATCTTAAGTTAGCTAGCTTTGAAAACAATGATCTAGATGGACCCATCCCTGAAAGCCTTCAAAACATGGATCCTGGCTCTTTTGCAGGTACATTTTCATTAGTATGTATAGATTAACATGAtaggataaaatatatttttcaatttataaaatgaaTTGAATGTCTTATGTTTTGTAAATTGTAGGTAACAAAGACTTGTGTGGTCCTCCCTTAAATCCATGTTCTATTGATCCAAGATCTCATCCTAGTCCTCCCCAGGGGAAGAAGAGCGAATCTTTTAACACTATAGCAATCGTTTTGATATCTATTGGAATAATACTAGTGATCATCGCGCTTGTGATCTGTTTCATCCAATCAAGAAGACGAAACTGCCTGTCAGATTATCCTTCAGCTGGTAAAGAAAGGGTAGAAAGCTACACTTATCATGAGCCCGAGATTAACAAGATCAATAAACCAGCAGAATCCGTTGTCAATCACGCAAGGAGAGGATCCATGCCTGATCCAGCAGGCAGGCTTCTATTTGTGAGGGACGACGTTAAAAGATTTGGTCTTCAAGATCTTCTTAGAGCTTCAGCTGAAGTTCTTGGTTGTGGAACATTTGGTGCTTCATACAAAGCAGCGATATCCAGCGGACAAACATTGGTTGTGAAGAGGTATAAACATATGAACAATGTTGGAAGAGATGAGTTTCATGAGCATATGAGAAGGTTAGGGAGATTAAACCATCCGAATCTATTGCCTCTAGTCGCTTACTATTACCGGCGAGAAGAAAAGCTCTTAGTCACTCAGTTAATGGCTAATAGTAGCTTGGCAAGCCATCTTCATGGTATATTTTAAcattatattatacatttaacGGATTTCATCTTAAAACCAACCGGCAGTTTGGTCTTTTACCGGGGATTACTAaaaatttgagttttattttctatgttttcagCAAATCATTCCCCGGATCAACCTGGATTGGATTGGTTAACACGTTTAAAGATCATAAAAGGATTGGCAAATGGTTTATCTTACTTGTTCAAGGAGCTACCAACATTAACTATCCCTCATGGTCATATAAAGTCATCCAATGTGGTTTTAGACGAATCACTCGAGCCATTGTTAACAGATTACGCTCTAAGACCGGTGATGAGTTCAGACCATGCACATAACTTCATGACTGCCTACAAATCACCAGAGTATAGACCAGAGAAAGGACAAGCCATAACAAAAAAGACAGATGTTTGGTGTCTCGGTGTGTTGATATTGGAGCTTTTGACAGGGAGATTCCCTGAGAATTATTTAACGCAAGGTTATGACCCGGGCATGAGTCTTGTGACATGGGTTAATGACATggttaaagagaaaaaaacaggTGACGTGTTTGACAAGGAAATGAAAGGGAAGAAGAATTGTAAAGCGGAAATGATTAGTTTGTTGAAAATAGGGTTGAGatgttgtgaagaagaagaagagagaaggatGGAGATGAGAGAGGCTGTGGAAATGATTGAGATGTTGAGAGAAGGTGAACCTCATGATGAGTTTGGTTCCATGGATCATCGAAAGTCCGGCTACGAGGTCTAAGTATTAAGTACGAATCATAGTTCGATAATGTTGGATGGTGATGACTTTGGTTTTTAGATGAACGGATGAGTTTTAGGGCTTTAAAATGCATAACAAGAGCGTGAATATTCCTGCGGTCCTAGCTTGACCGGGGAGAAGATTGAAAAACATGTGATGATGGGTTTTTCTTCCTTAATGGTTAGTGCAgatgattaagaaaaaaatgtatgaGAAGTTAGAGGTCCTGAAAGTGTGGTATACGTTTCAATTGTGTATTTTCTGATGATCTTACTAACAATAGTGATTACATTGTAAAGAGTATCTCACTTCCTAAAACTACATCAATTACAATTACATAATATTGAGTAATAAATGGAACACAATCATCCTCACCAGTATATCTTCTTCATAAGccctagcttcttcttcttttgaatCCACCATGCTCATGATATCTAGGAAGCTTCCTTTACTTGTAAAAAAACATTAGGGTGTAATCTTTATCTTTGCTCTGCGTGTGTTTAGGGAAGCTACCACTCCAGCATTCCATCAAAACATTAGGCACAAATTTTCCTTCACGCATGTGTTTCATCCTTCCAATCCCACCTCCCTCGTTTGTGGAATCCGATCAAGAGAGAACTAATAGTAACCAAGTTCATAGAGAAAGCTCTAGTTTCCATTTGCTCCACCAATTAACGATTGGGGGCAACTTAAAGATTTTAGTAGGGGCAGCTGGCCCCTCCCTGAGGCCTGAGGGTTCCATCTAAAAGAGAATTATACACAATAATATCAAGGAAAACCCCGTTAAATCCTCACTGCATCATCCATGATCCATCTGATAAGATTTACAAGATCCTTGGATCAGTATATGATACATCGAATTATCAGGTTCATTGCCAGATACTTCCATTTCATTCCATACGACCAAAGCATCTTTAGATTTTCCAAACATACATAACACATGAATCAAGCTGTTATACGCGAATATGTCAGGAGCGGTAGAGGATCCAGACACCAAGCATTTATATTTCATTGCTTTGAAAGAACTCAGTGCAACCAGAGGTCGATCTAGAAACTAATTTAATATGggacacaatatatatatatatatatatatatatattatattaacgAGAAATTAAATGATTCAATAAAACATAtgtttagttatattatattatattttctaaaattacattatttaaaaaaaatatataattctttttaaaaagtcatattaaaagataaaacaatCTTTGTAGTGCTAGATATTTTTCAGTAATactaaaaattagatattatatataattttattatgatAAAGTGTATTAATTTTAGTTGTTGTATTTGTTTTAAGTgtagaaaaatataaacttgataaaaatagttgttaaaataaaatttaaatagagtaattttttaaaagttaaaacctaatattaaagaaaaggaaaaaagaaaatcatttatattagACAACAACATCAATCCAGAAATGaacatttattttatgaaaGGGTGACTAAATGTAATAAAGTGcgtaaaaaatatctgaaaaacaaaaagaagtgaTCGGATTCAAACTTGAGTTATTTTGGGCACCATGGAACAATTTAAGACATAAGAGCTGACAACTTCTATCTTTCTATGCCTTTGTACAGAGAATTTATAAATTAGCATGTAGCCCCACCTGTTAAAGGCGTAGTATTCTTCTATCTGTCTATGCCTTTGTACAGAGAATTTAACTGGTAACCGTAGTATGAACACtagaaacaaagagaaaaataacagatataaataaaattaaaattgcagaaatgatgaaaaataattatattt
The window above is part of the Brassica napus cultivar Da-Ae chromosome C3, Da-Ae, whole genome shotgun sequence genome. Proteins encoded here:
- the LOC106378063 gene encoding pollen receptor-like kinase 5, which encodes MRTWENPVTLACNTAFRKTLPSCTLLVIFIAVLCPVVMSQMVVPDSDADCLLRFKDTLANGSGFNSWDPFTSPCRGNDANWFGVLCTNFVYGLQLEGMSLTGKLDLEPLVPMKNLRTISFMNNDFIGPMPQVNRLTSMRSLYLSNNRFSGEIPADAFQNMPHLKKIFLANNAFRGAIPASLTSLPRLIEVRLNGNQFQGHIPYFKQEDLKLASFENNDLDGPIPESLQNMDPGSFAGNKDLCGPPLNPCSIDPRSHPSPPQGKKSESFNTIAIVLISIGIILVIIALVICFIQSRRRNCLSDYPSAGKERVESYTYHEPEINKINKPAESVVNHARRGSMPDPAGRLLFVRDDVKRFGLQDLLRASAEVLGCGTFGASYKAAISSGQTLVVKRYKHMNNVGRDEFHEHMRRLGRLNHPNLLPLVAYYYRREEKLLVTQLMANSSLASHLHANHSPDQPGLDWLTRLKIIKGLANGLSYLFKELPTLTIPHGHIKSSNVVLDESLEPLLTDYALRPVMSSDHAHNFMTAYKSPEYRPEKGQAITKKTDVWCLGVLILELLTGRFPENYLTQGYDPGMSLVTWVNDMVKEKKTGDVFDKEMKGKKNCKAEMISLLKIGLRCCEEEEERRMEMREAVEMIEMLREGEPHDEFGSMDHRKSGYEV